AGAGGGTCCCGGGGCCTGCGTGCTGGTGAAGCAGCGAGCAATGTGCTGTGTGCAGGGAGGTGCTGTGGGCGTCCGAGTCCACTGGGATTGTGACCTGGATGCTGGGGGCTCCGACTGTCGGCCCCACTACTCCTTCCAGCTGCAGGAGAGGAGCTACAACTTCAGGTGCGGGCCCTACTGCCCTCCTGCTGTTCCTTAGCCAGGTCCCCCCACTGTCCTGTGGCAACCAGGACTGGCCACACCCTGGCCCAGCTCTCTGGagattccattgtgtgtgtgaggagggccccaggggcaggaggggtgtTCTAAGCTCTGGTCCCCCAGCACAGGCTCTGTCCAGCCTCCCTCCTGATCCCACCCCCCTTCTGTTCCCTGGgactcctcacccccccccccccgccagcccctctcccaccccaccctgcttctAGCCCCCCCCTCCTCGGCTGGGGGGGTggttcttttttacttttcccttAGGTCTTatctcaaaaatttcaaaaacctACATAAAAATGCAAAGCCATATACCCTCTATCTGGGTTCActagggtttttttggttttggttttattttttatcattttgccacatttgctttctctctccctctctagaaCGAGCTGGATATAGTTAGATAGATTTCAGGAAGCATTTTAAAGTAAGTGGCAGACATCTGACACTCTTCCTCTTAACACTGTCCCGAGAATGAGGACCTTACCCACGTGACCACGGTACCACAGTCACACTCAATAAATTTAACATTGGCAGAGTAAATCGAATATTTAAATTTCTCCAACCATGCCAATAATAGTcctctatctttttattttctgatccaGGATGCTTTCAGGGATCTTGTGTTGCATTTATTGTCATGTCTTTGAGTCTCCTAAACAGATCTCCCTGAACCTGCCGGGAATCCTTGTCACTTCCTGTCACCTGGTCATTgtcacacatacacgcacacagcCCCCAGGCCTAGAGACCATGTCCCTTGACATTGCTCACTGGGCTTTTCCTGGCCTGGCTTCCTTGACCTCCCCGGCCCTTTGCAATGATGAGGGGCTGGCTCCCTACCCACATTCTGCTTCCTGCACCTCTGTGCTCTTACCTGTCCTACTTTCTCTGTCTAGAACACTCCTTCCTGGCCCCTGGAAGACCAGCCTCAAAGTATCCCTTGTAGAAAGCCTTTCCCACCCAGTTTCTAGGGGTAGCGAGTTCCCCCTCGCCCTTTGGACTCACACAGCCCAGATCTTGCCTCcctacctgccccctcccccagtaaTAGTGTCTATGTAGGGATCCTGctgtcccctctgtcccctcaGCAGGCAGGGAGCTTCTACGGGGCAGGTCCCAGGTTGCCTTTTCCCTGGGTCCTCAGCAATGGCACAGGGGGAGACAGCTGGGGATGGGGGTTTTTAGAATCAATGGATGGGTAAGAAGGAGGCCTGGGAGGACCAGCCCAGCCCAGGAGTGGCAGCAGAGCAAGCCACCAGACTTTCCTACCCTCAGGACAGCCACTCACTGGTGGAAAGCCTCAGGTGTGGAGGCTCGGAGTCTGCTCAAGCTCTATGGGATCCGCTTCGACATCCTTGTCACTGGGCAGGTAGGAGGTGTTGGGTGAAGGCAATGGGTGGTAGGAGTAGGAGGGGGAGACGGTCATAGCTCTAGAGGCTCAGCCCAGGTCGGTCTCAGGCAGGGAAGTTCGGCCTCATCCCCACGACCATCACTCTGGGCACCGGAGCAGCTTGGCTGGGTGTGGTGAGTCTGACTAACGTGGGCTCCCTTTGGTTGCAACTGCGTGCCCAGGCCTGCCCAAGTGCATACctgagccccaccccccgccccccccactcctctcccGTGCATAATGTTGTCTTGTGGCGAGGGCCGGGGAGGTGGTAGaagggcaagctgagggccaggGCACAGGTCTGCCCTGCCTTTCCCAGATCACCTTCTTCTGTGATCTGCTGCTGTTGTATGTGGACGAAGAAGCCCATTTCTACTGGAGGACCAAGTATGAGGAGGTGAGCCACGGACCCGTCCAGATCCTTGGGTTCTGTTACACTTTGGAGGATGTTGGTCAGAGCCCTGATATGATGTTCTCATTTGCAGGCAAAGGCTCCGAAGGTGACCACCAACCCCGAGCAGACAGAACCAGCTTCTGCACCCCCGTGCATGGCTGCCCAGGAGTCTTAGAGGGGACCCAGTCTGGGAGCCAGACACCGACACCAGAGTGACCATGCCGAGGCTCCGGTCTCCCACTCACTGGCCTGTTCCTGAGGCCTGTAGCTGTTCCCTactggttggggggtgggggtgggggcccaccTTGGGGACCTCCTGGACAAAGCCCCAGCAGGAGTAggtatgggggaggggagaattccACCCTTCCACTCCCAGACAGACTGTCTCTCCCCTGACTCCAGCTCTAGCAGGATGCTGCCTGGGGGAGCCAGAGAAGCCAGTTTCGTATAGAGACCTGCAGCAGAACAGGAGCCACAGAGAAGGGGAGCCCCTGGGATACCCACATGACAGGGCAATGGTCCAGTGGGGCTCCTGCTGTGTCTAGGTCTAAAGAACTCTCTCCCAGCCTCCATCACCAGTGTTTTCAGAGGTGGCCTACTCACCAGCTGTCAGCACTGACCCTCCCACTGGCAATGGCGGactccagccctcctccccctacCTACACCCCATCTTAGGTAGAACTCCTCCCTCTCAGCTGTGCCCCGCTGGGGTCTGTGCAACTGGAGTCTAAAGCAAGGTAGAAAGAAGCCTGACAAGAGGGGTCAGCTGCTCCCATGTTGGGTCGCCTGAGGTGGGTTCTTACCCAACTCTGGGCCTCATCCATGGAATGAGGGGTGTGTAGGAAGATAATCCAACCCCCTGGCACCCCAGGCAAGGGCACAGGCACCCTTTGGTCTCACACCTGCCCAGCTTATGAGCATCAGCTCCTTCTTGGTAGTAGCCCTTGGGGTGTGGAGGGTtgggatggggaggagaaggTGAAGAGGTTGAGCTAGTGGTCACTGGATCCTTTGGGATCTTCTATATGCCTCCTCATTAACCCCCCAGCCCTGGAACCTGCTCACTGGAGCCATGGGGTTAGGGAAGCTGTCCATCTGCTACCCAAGGTTATATCTAAGAACCTGTCAGGGCATCTGCACGTCCCAAAGGACACAAAGACCCCCAGCGGGCTGGCCTGGTATCTTTCAGGGTCTGAGTCCTGCCTGCTGGAGaaatcccccaccccccacagccccATATCAGTAGGGGAGGAACAAGGGCTGTAGGAGCCAAACTCCTTCCTGCTCCCAGGGCAGAGGCAAGGATTTGGGAGTACCCACCCCAGGGAGGCAAGGGGCTTCTTTCTCATGGGTCCCTGGTGACCAGGGGTGTGCTGGCAGTTTGGCGGTGGAGCAACAAAGGCCAGCTGGGGAAGACCAGGGCTGGCGCTCAGGCTGAACTAGCATCTGGGAGGCACCTGGAGCCCCAGCAAAGCCTCAGGGTCTCTGCTGCTTCTCAGTCCCCAGAGCAACGCCCATGGGGAGGCAGGTTCAGAAGAGCCAGGGTGAGAGAACGTGGCTCTGAGGTGTGTTTCTTGGAGTTGGGGTCACATGTACCTGGTTGTCCTCAGGGCCCAACGAAAGCTGCCATAGCTGCAGAAAGTCAAGGAGTAAAGCCTGACAAAACCAGCAGCTTCCTGTGTAGTCCTTATATGCAGGAATGGGTAGTTGAAAgcagtgggagggggcagggagggcctgACGACCCCCCCAAGGACTGGAGCCTCACAGCCACCGGATGGACTCAAAGGTACTTGGAACAGGCCCAGGTATTTTGCATCCGTATACAGGGAGCGTATATCATACACGTGTGTAGCCTTTCTCTCAAAGCCCTTGAggaaagaggtggggggagaggatgAGTGCCAGCTGTGACAGCTGGAGAGCTGTGGCCAGGCTTGAGCTGGAAACAGCTGTTGCCTCAGTCTGCATGTGGGTGTGAACTACCAGGGTAGCCATGTGGGCCACGTGGGCACATGCTTAAGAGGCTCGTGTGCCAATGCAGTGTACCTCTACATCTCTGGGGACTACATTTCCTGGAAGCCCTGGGAACCCAAGAGGGGCCTGGAACTCCACCGCCCTCTCTAGGTGGCCTTTTTGGGACCTAGGCTCTGCTCTCTGGATCTGCCCCCCAACCAGGGGACATGTGGGGAGCCTGTGCAGGGGAGCCTGTGCAGGGGAGCCTGACTCTGCCCTTTTCATGGATCCCTCCTCTCATGGTGTGTGCGGGGGTATATGCAGCTTCCCTCTGAGCTCGGCAAAGGGCACCGCCCTGCGGGCAGGACCCCAGGACTCAGGCTCAGTGGTGTCCCTGACCACAGCTGGTGCCCGCCTCTTGCCAAATCTTGGCATCTTTGCTATGGATTGGGGACAATCACCTGGTtcctgggggcaggagaggacTCAGTGACACAAAGAATGCAATGGTGGACACAGCAGCAGGCCATGTGGCTGGCCAAGAGGTTATTATTATAGCTATCTGGGGTTGCGggcttcctccccacccaccctaaCCCACCCCACCTGCCCAAGTAACTGGAGTTGTTCATGAACAGTAAGGCTCTGGGCAAAATGTTCCCCACACCAGCACTGGCCACGGCCCACTCCCCAAAACCCAAAGCTAGGCACTTGGGCTAAGGCTTTAAGGTCTGGGGGACCCCTCAGCATGGGCAGGCCTGCAAACCTGAGCTGGCTCAGACAGAAGAGACTCCCAGCTCCTCAGGGCTCCTGaggaggtggggtgagggcagAGCAAGCATGGGCAGGCCTCCAGCTCGATTCATGGACTGGTGGGCTACTCCGTGGGGCTGGGCTCCTGGGAGGGCAGCTGGCTGGGGGGCTGCACAGTCTGTATCGTCTCCTCCAGGTTGGTGCTGGGGAACACCACGTAGCGTGTGGTGGTCAGCTCTGGCAACTCCCGCTGATTCTCTTTGCTGTGCCAGATGCCATAGCCAAAATACACGGCGAGCCCTGCAGGAGTTGTGGGAGACTGAAGGGCAGGTCCCGGCCCTGCTTGCCCTCCTTGCCTTCTTCCTGCAGCCCGCCCAGGGCCCCAAGCCTGGCCCCCACTCACCGATCAGCAGCCAGATGGAGAAGCGCAGCCAAGTCAGGTAGCTTAGCTTCAGCATGAGGCAGATGTTGAGGAGGATACTCAGGGCTGGAGTCAGGGGCACCATGGGGATCTGAGGGGGAAGAGCAGGGCTGGGCCGGGCTGCAGAGAAGGTCTGCTGGCTCAGGGCCTGATTCCTCAAGAGTCCACAGAGCCGTTCTCCACCTCTGGAGATTCTGGAAACAAGCGCCCACTTGCCATGCAGAAAGGAGGGAGATGGGCATACTGGCCTCCCCAACCCTGTGAGCCCTGATTCATCCTGCTACAGTAgaggaggaaggggcaaagagagctaGCTTGGCTGACGGCCAGTGGGGATTGGCTGGGGAAGGTACCTGGAAGGTGTCTTGCTGGCGCCGTTGCTGGTGAGCCCCCAGGATGAGGAGGCTGAACAGAAACATGACAGAGCTGAGCAGGAGCAGCAGGATGTAGCCCCCGTATGGGAGGTGCAGGCCTGAGTCCCCGAAGACCAGTACACAGGCCAGGGTGATGGCCGAGGCCACCAGGATGCCGAGGGCCCAAGCCACAGCAGCTCCAGGGCTGTACCTACCTAGAAAGCCCAGGTAGGGCCTTAGGGCTGGCCGCAGCTGCCCAGGCTCGGGGGCTAAGGCCTGCTCGGTGCCCACCAGCTGTATGTGGTCCGAGAAAGAATGGTACTCTTTGACGCTGGGGTCAGGGCTGGCTGGGCCTGAGGAACTGGACGGAGGGGCCCTCTGGAAGCGTAGCACAATAATGCTGGTGGCCACGAAGGTGTAGGCCAGCAGTGTGCCAATGGACAGGAACTGGACCAGTGCCTCCAGATCCAGCAGCAGTGCCAGGCAAGTCATGAGGCCCCCGAACACAAGGATGCCGGCCATGGGCACCTGCGTCCGGGGGTGCACTCGGGCAAACACCTGGAAGAAGAGCCCATCGACGGCCATGGCATAGACGATGCGTGGCAGGGAGAAGAGACTGCTGAGCAGGACAGTGTTCATGGCtgtggcagagggtgggggaCTGGTCAGCATGGTGACAGGCCTACCAGGGGCCTCTGCTGCGAGCCAGGGCATGCCCAACCCCTTGGGAGCACGGGCATGCGTTTGTCTGGGATCTCAAGGTGAGCCTGAGGGCTTactcctcaccccccacccccaccagaaaTGGGACACCTTAGTTTAGGTGACAGGTCCATCAGAGAATCTGATGAGGGCTAAGTCCTTCTCCCAGGAAAGGACCTGGAAGCACATGCTCAGAACCAACATCTAACATACAATTAGGAGGGGACAGTGGGTAGATCCCTCTCAACAAGCCTAGGTGGAGAGTCTAATAATTAGCACCTCCCTGGGCCCAATATGCAACCAGTAACAGACCCAGATGGAGATGTGATCCCTGGGAAGCTTAGGGCAGGGCCCCACTGCCCCGGTCACTTCCACCGTGCCTGAATGGCCCCTTACCGCAGATGGAGCCAGCTGCCACAATGAAGCCAGCCCAGCTATATCCCCGCCGGTAGAAGGCATCAGCGAGTGCGGAGTCAGGGTCCAGGCTGTGCCAAGGCACCATGAGGGTGAGCACGGTGGAGACAAGAATGTAGGCGCCAGCTGCCAGGCCAAGTGAGATGGTAATGGCTACAGGCACAGCTTGCTTTGGGTTTCTGGCCTCCTCACTGGAGGCAGCAATGACATCAAAGCCCACAAAGGCATAGAAGCAGGTGGCGGTGCCAGCCATGATGCCAGAGAAGCCAAAAGGTGCAAAGCCACCCTCCTCAGCACTCCAGTTGTGCGGGCGGGCCAGGATAAATCCCAGGATGATGATAAAGAGGATGATGACGAGGCTGACAACAGAGAAGGTGTGGTTGAGCCAGGAGGAAACTCGGGCTCCGCAGGAGATGAAGACAGAGGCCAAAATTATAATGCCAGCAGCCAGGAAGTCTGGGTAGTGGGCCAGCAAGGGCACCTGCCAGGTTCCAACATAGGCCTCGGTGAAGTTGTGGATGCGGTGGTTGAACATAGCATCCAGGTAGCCACTCCAGGCACGGGCCACGGCTGCACCACCAATGAGGTACTCGAGGAGCACATTCCAGCCGATGAGGAAGGCCCACAGCTCACCCATGGACACATAGGTGAACAGGTAGGCAGAGCCCGTACGTGGCAGCCGTGCCCCAAACTCTGCATAGCACAGAGCTGACAGCAAGGAAGCCACGGCAGCCACAGCGAAGGACAAGAGCACCGCAGGGCCAGCCATCTGCTTTGCCACAGTGCCTGTGAGCACATAGAGGCCTGAGCCTACCATGCCACCCACGCCCAGCAGGGTCAGGTCCAGCGTGGACAGGCAGCGCCGCAGTGATGTCTCCATGGTGGATTCCTCCAGTGGCTTCAGTCGGTTCAGCTTCTGGCAGAAGCGCACCAGGCTGGCAGTGCTGGGCAGCCCCCTGACCATGATGGGCAGATAAGAGGAGCACCAAGCCAGCTGCCGGCACCTACCAGGGCAAGAGGGGAATGACAGGCTGCCCAGTTAGGTTCGGGCCAAGCTTCAGTCTGCTCTGTCCATCCatcacccacacacacacacacacacacacacacacacaccggaccGAACACCTGCATAGCTAGCTTGCCTGAGGGTTGGGATGAGTCAGATGTGGGCAGGAGGTCACAGGGAAGCCTCTGGGCAGGTGAAGGAACCTCTTGCAGCTGGACCTGGGTGTGcttggggggtcgggggggggggtgggtctgAAGGTGGAAAGGGTGCAGCTCCAGGAAGTGTGGTTGGGAAACTCTCCTTGGTCTGGCATCCAAGAGCAAGGTGGAAGTCCCAGACTTCCCGGGAGCTGGGCAGGTCTCCAGGCCTCCAGGCCCCGGAACAGGAGCGGCCCTGCTGCCCTGGGCGGGGACCAGGCGGCCATCTGGCCTCAGACATTGGCACTAACCActacctccaccccccccccccctccgctccCTCCCTGGCCCCGTGAGACTTGGGGACAGACGCACAGGCCTGGAGGTGGGGCTCTCTTAGCCCTGCACCAGAAGCCAaagcttctttctctgccccccacccccaccccgccccgatAGGCTACCGCCTCCGCTGCTGCCCCTAGAGCCAGTTCCACCCGGATATCCAAGTCTTTGCCTCCTTTCAGGCCCCAGTACGCCCCTGTAGGACTCGCAGAGACTTACCTGCTGTCACCGCTGCCGCCGCTCTGCGTGCTGTGCTTGCCTAGCCAGCTGGCGTCGCCCGTGCACAGAGcccgcccccactccccctgcGCCAGATCCCCAGATCCAGCACGGCGCCCCACCCACCTCGCTGTTACACAAGTATCCAGATAGCCCACCGTACCCATACCTCACACGATCCAGACCAGAACTCACCAGATCTAGGGACGCCCTATTACTGTATCTggttcacagatgaggaagcccaAGCCACCAGAAGTGACTAATCCAGATCACTGGGGTGGCCTCAGGAGGCAGGCAAGAGTAGGGACCAGGTCTGGAGGGATCTGGAACGCACCCCCTTGCTGTGGCTGCAGTAACCCTCCTTGATTCTTCATCCCAGCACATGTACTCTGCTCAGCCGGTTACTGTCCAAGATCCCCTCCCCCAATATTGGGGCATTTTAGGGGCTGCAAGGACTCAAGCAAGCCTCTGGTGAGATGAGGGTATGGGTCTGGCTGAGTGGCCCTGGCCAATCCCTGACCTCTCCTGTACAATGGGATGGCAGCAAGCcgccctcatacattgctgaagGAGAGGGAGTGCACGGCTTTTGGGGAGTGTTCTGTGAGTTGAGGGAACTGCTGGCTGTTCCGAGCCTTGTTCTGAAAGGAGGCAAGTGGATTTGTGGGGAAAATCTATAGCTTTCCAGCTTGGGGCAACCCTAGGGTTCCTCAGATGCCAGTGACAGCCCATCCCAGCCTAGGAGCACCAATCAGGCTTGGAGGACCCTGGGGGACCCAAACGGCAGCTTCTCACTCATGGGTATCAGTGAGAGGTCATATGCTGGGCACCCACTCCATGCCATTCCCCACAGCATGGGCAACCCCCATGTCCCATCATGTAGCCATCACAAACTCACCTCAGACTTACTTATTCCTGGGGCTGAGGCGTCTTTGTCCCTCTGCACTTACGCTTTTTGAAAGTGAAAAAGTTGGCCTGACATGGTCTTAACTTGTCAACAAAATGATGACAATCCCTCCAAACAAAGCAAGACCAAAATGGATTTTCAGGGCACCTGCAGCCTCTGTGTTTCAATGAGCTGGTGACAGGATGGTGGACTCCCAGACAAGATGATGCCACTCACAACACTCTGCCTTGGCCAATCCCCTTGATCCTTTCTGATACTTGGCTGATGTTATCTTGAAGAACTTCTCAGACGAACTCCCACTTCCTGTAGGGACAACATCTCCCTTACTTCACTCCCCTTTGGCCAGAACATAATTGAGCAGATGTTTCTTGTTCTTAAATGTCTCcacaaaaatctagaaaaatgcaCTTCAACCTGAGAGACTGGGCCAGTTTTGTAACAGAAACTACCCCAAGGCCTATCAACAACTACCTGAGAGCAGGTACGCGGTGTTTCAGAAAACTGTTTATCCACCGAGAGAAGGCTCTCACCACATATATGAGTATGTGTTTGAAGGCAAGCATGGTTGATACAGTGAATTGTAAACTTCCAGGGATATGACTCAGCCAAGTTCTGGGGCCCCACTGAACAAGGCAGTTACACAGAGCAACCTATGAAGGCGGAGTGAAGCTAGAgcaccaaaaaggaaaaagaaggaagaggaggagaagggaggaagggggaagaggggagagggaatacttcccaacTTATTCTACAAGCCAAAGGCATCACAAGAAAGCAAAACTACAGACCACTACCCCTTATGTACATAGATGCAGactttctcaacaaaatactaccaaatcgaatccagcaacatataagaAGGGTCAAGtagtcgcctgggtggctcaatcggttaagcatctgacttggccttgggtcatgatctcacagttcacgtgtttgagccctgcatcaggctccgctggtggtgtggaggctgcttgagattctctctctctccctccccccacccctcactcttctctccccacttgcattctttctctcaaaataaataaataaactttaaaaaaaagggtcaAGTAGAATTTATCCCGGGAATGCAAGTTTGATTTAACACAGGAAAATCAAGCAATGTAACATGCCATACTAACAGAATAAAGGACCAAACCACATGGTCATCTTAATACATACAGAAGAAAGCACTCAACAAACCAGGAACATCCCTAGCCTGGTAGAGACTATCTATGAAAAACCCTTGACTAGTATACTCAagtagtgaaaaactgaaagcttccCCTTATCAAGAACAacataaggatgtccactctcactactggtACTCAACAATTTACTGGAGGTAGCAGCTATagcaattaggcaaggaaaagaaataaaaggaatgcaaattggaaaggaagaagtaaaagtataTCTagtcacagatgacatgatcttatgtacagaaaatcccaaggaatccacCCAACAAAATAACTAATAAGTCCAGCAAAGGTGCAGGGTACAAGAGCAATATACATAAATCAGAGGATCTAGTGTATAATGTGGTGACTATATTTGATAAGACTGTATTACACaattgaaattttctaagagagTGGACCTTAAATATTCTCAcaccaaaaaagtaaatatatgatatgatggatgtgttaatgaACTATATGGGAAGAATCCTTTCACAGTGCTTAAGTAATTAAATCATTGTGACATGCACTTTAAGTATCTTACAggatatctcaataaagctggaaaaaatactATATCTCactaaagctggaaaaaaaatctccaaatcaATTGTATCCCTtcctatacactagcaatgaattatccagaatgaaattaagaaaataattctacttatataatctcaaaaagaataaatatattcataaagatATTTagaatatgtcaattatatatcagtaaagctgggaaaaaggatgcttagaataattttaaaaaaattttaaatgtctatttatttttgagagagagagagagagagacagcacaagtgagggaggggcagagagagagggagacacagaatctgaatgaagcaggctccaggctctgagctgtcagcacagagcctgacgtgggctcaaacccacgaactgtgagatcatgacctaagctgaagtcgaatacttaactgactgagccacccaggcaccccaattccttcatgtcttttaaTGGCTTgacagttcatttcttttcagtgctgaGTAATACTACATTGTCTGGATCtattatagtttatttatccatgcatgtactgaaggacatcttgattgcttcccaGTTTTGGCAATCACACACAATCCATGTGCAAGTTTTGGTATGGACATAATCTGTCAACTTATTTGGATAAATATGGGCATATCTTGGAGATATTTCAGGTTTGATtccaatgaataaaacaaatagcacaataaagcaagtcaaatgaaatttttggtttcctagtgcatataaaagttatgtttacgcTGTACCGTAGTCAAGTGTGCAACAGCATTATGAAAaccaatgtacataccttaatgaaaaataatttgttgttaAAAATTGCTAAACATCTTACGTACTTTTAGTGAGTCAATCTTTTCTCTGGAAGAGAGGGTCTTGCCTTGaggttgatggctgctgactgaccagggtggtggttgctgaaggttggggtggctgtggaaatttcttaaaataagaagaCATGAAGTTTGCCTCATTGATGGACTCTTCCTTCCACAATTTATCTGTAGTGTGCAATgctatttgatagcattttatacccactagaacttctttcaaaatcgGAGTCAATCCACACAAATCCTGCCACTGTTTTATCAACCACGTCTGTTTTCTaaatcttttgttgtcatttcaacatctTCACCAGGAATAGATTCCATCTCAAAAAACCACTTtcctttgctcatccataagaagcaactgcTCATCCATTCAAGTCTTATCATGAAATTGCAGCAATTCATTCCCATCTTTAGGCTCCACTTGTGTTTCTAGTTCTATCACATCTGCAACTACTTCCTCCGCTGAGGTCTTATACCCCTCAAAGTTATGTATGAAGGTTGGAATCTACTTTTTCCAAAttcctgttaatgttgatattttgacctctccCCATGAATaagaaatgttctttaaaatttaaattaaaaaaatttcttcaatgtttatttttgagagagagagcacgcaagcagagagagagggagacacagaatctgaagcaggctcaaggctctgagctgtcaccctAGAGCTCAAttcaggattcaaactcacaagctgtgaaatcatgacctgagccgaagttggatgcttaactgattgagccacccaggtgcccctgaatcagAGATGTTCTTGATGGTATCTAGGATGGTGAATCCTTTTCACAACATTTTCCATTGACTCTGCCTAGGTCCATCAAGGGAATCACTATCTATGACAGCTATAGTCttgtgaaatgtatttcttaaataataagacttgaaagttgaaattactccttgattAATGGGCTGCAGAATGGGTGTTATgctagcaggcatgaaaacaacattaatgtCATtatacatctccatcagagctgtTAGGTGACTGCTCactgtcaatgagcagtaatattttgaaaggaatcttttttttctgaacagtAGTTCTCAATAGTGGGCTTAAAacattcagtaaaccatgttgtaaacagctGTGCTATCATCCAGCCTTTGATGTTCTATAGAGCACAGGTAgaatagatttagcataattcttttttttttttttgactta
This DNA window, taken from Neofelis nebulosa isolate mNeoNeb1 chromosome 11, mNeoNeb1.pri, whole genome shotgun sequence, encodes the following:
- the SLC7A4 gene encoding cationic amino acid transporter 4 isoform X2 gives rise to the protein MVRGLPSTASLVRFCQKLNRLKPLEESTMETSLRRCLSTLDLTLLGVGGMVGSGLYVLTGTVAKQMAGPAVLLSFAVAAVASLLSALCYAEFGARLPRTGSAYLFTYVSMGELWAFLIGWNVLLEYLIGGAAVARAWSGYLDAMFNHRIHNFTEAYVGTWQVPLLAHYPDFLAAGIIILASVFISCGARVSSWLNHTFSVVSLVIILFIIILGFILARPHNWSAEEGGFAPFGFSGIMAGTATCFYAFVGFDVIAASSEEARNPKQAVPVAITISLGLAAGAYILVSTVLTLMVPWHSLDPDSALADAFYRRGYSWAGFIVAAGSICAMNTVLLSSLFSLPRIVYAMAVDGLFFQVFARVHPRTQVPMAGILVFGGLMTCLALLLDLEALVQFLSIGTLLAYTFVATSIIVLRFQRAPPSSSSGPASPDPSVKEYHSFSDHIQLVGTEQALAPEPGQLRPALRPYLGFLDPHGAPDSSPEYPPQHLPHAEAKLPDLAALLHLAADRARRVFWLWHLAQQRESAGVARADHHTLRGVPQHQPGGDDTDCAAPQPAALPGAQPHGVAHQSMNRAGGLPMLALPSPHLLRSPEELGVSSV
- the SLC7A4 gene encoding cationic amino acid transporter 4 isoform X1; translation: MVRGLPSTASLVRFCQKLNRLKPLEESTMETSLRRCLSTLDLTLLGVGGMVGSGLYVLTGTVAKQMAGPAVLLSFAVAAVASLLSALCYAEFGARLPRTGSAYLFTYVSMGELWAFLIGWNVLLEYLIGGAAVARAWSGYLDAMFNHRIHNFTEAYVGTWQVPLLAHYPDFLAAGIIILASVFISCGARVSSWLNHTFSVVSLVIILFIIILGFILARPHNWSAEEGGFAPFGFSGIMAGTATCFYAFVGFDVIAASSEEARNPKQAVPVAITISLGLAAGAYILVSTVLTLMVPWHSLDPDSALADAFYRRGYSWAGFIVAAGSICAMNTVLLSSLFSLPRIVYAMAVDGLFFQVFARVHPRTQVPMAGILVFGGLMTCLALLLDLEALVQFLSIGTLLAYTFVATSIIVLRFQRAPPSSSSGPASPDPSVKEYHSFSDHIQLVGTEQALAPEPGQLRPALRPYLGFLGRYSPGAAVAWALGILVASAITLACVLVFGDSGLHLPYGGYILLLLLSSVMFLFSLLILGAHQQRRQQDTFQIPMVPLTPALSILLNICLMLKLSYLTWLRFSIWLLIGLAVYFGYGIWHSKENQRELPELTTTRYVVFPSTNLEETIQTVQPPSQLPSQEPSPTE